The Aspergillus nidulans FGSC A4 chromosome VIII genome contains the following window.
CCATATTCCTCACGGAGGACTTACCATCAGATACCCCACGCGCGAGATCAGCATCTCCGCCTGCGATCTTCCACCCTGGGATTGGGGAGGTAGGCGTGAAGATGAGCAGGCCTGGATGtttctggaagaggaagccaagATGTGACATGAGGAGTCCGCGGAGGCGCTGGGCGGCGAGGAAGTCCTGACCAGAGATCTGGTACATGCCCATCGAGACGAGAACTTTATTGGGCGCAGTGAGGTGCTTGATCTGGCTGGGCGAGGAGAGACCTGAAGCTATCTCGGCCATAATAGTCAGAACGTGGGCGCGTGCCCCTTCAGGGATATAGGGAATTGAAATATCAATGATAGTATAGTTCTGTTTGCGGTAGAAGTCGAGGGCTCTATCGAAGACGGCTCGGACAGCAGGCTCGGCTCTATCAGTCCACTCACGCATGATGCCGATTGTCTTGTTCTTGGGGCGGGAGTGAGCAGGGTGCGAGTTCAGCTCGGAGAGGGGGTTGGGAAAAGCGCCTGATTTGGCGTCTTCTGACGGGGGAGCAGGCGCCGCCATAATTCTATAGGCTAGGGCTAAGTCGTCAATACTGGCGGCAATGGGACCCAGCACGCCGACCGTCGAGGCGAGACCGACGGTTGGAAAACCACTGACGCGGCTGTGGGAGGGTTTGAGACCCCAGACGCCGCAGAAGGACGAGGGGATACGGATTGAACCGCCACCGTCTGCGCCGAGAGCGATGGGGACTAGACCTGCGCCGACGGCGTAACCTGATCCGCCGGAGGAACCACCGCAGTAGTAGTTCGGGTTATGTGGATTCTTTGGTGTACCAAAGTTAGGGTTGTTGTTTGTTGTATCTGCTCGCGGTCAGCTTAGTTGTTCTGTAGTCCAAGGGCCAACCGCAGATTTACCCAAGCCGAGCTCATGCATGGTGGATTTCCCAATGACTATGGCGCCTGCCTCCTCCCACTTTTTGACGCACCAGGATGTAGACCCCGCAAACTCGCCCGTGAAGTCCAACTTCGTTCCCAGAGTCCGTCGGTACCCGTCCATATGCACCTCATCCTTCACCGTAACTGGGATACCGTCCAGAGGTCCTAGaggctttccatccttgtATCTCTGCGTGGACGCCTCCGCGGCAGCGCGCACTTTCTCAACTGCGCATTCCAAGAACGCAACCGAATGCTTTCCCGGCGGTTTCGTGTCGCGGCGGGTCACGGACAGGAGAGAGTCTACAACCGCCGTAGGGGTCAATTCCCCGGATTGGTAGAGGGCATGATAGTCGGCGGAGGTGTAGTATCCCGCCTTGCCTTTTCTCCTCCCTTCCGGAACGGGTAGGTTTGCGACGCTTGACGTGGACTGTTCATCGATGTGGACAGGAATGACGGTCGGATCGTAGCGGGCGGGCCACTGGTCCAAATTGGGGATTTCGCGGATAACGCCGAAGCCTGCGCcgcgccagaagaagctctggaCGAAGCTAATATTCGAGATCCTGCGTACGATGAAGTGTTAGTATAAGTCTGAAGCACcaaaaaaggaagagaggaagaaagagccTTGTTTCCTTACAAAGAAGCCCCGATGACCAAGGGTGTTCCCCGGAAAACGGGGATGGACTGGTCTTCATTCTTGTAAGGCACGGAGGGTCCTTCGCGGATTTCTGGGTAGTTGATGAAGGAAGCATCACTCTTGCTGGACGCCATTGTAAGTTATGGATTGCGATAGAGGTTGGAAAGAGATAAAGAAGCGGAGAGTCAGATGGAGCTGAAGGCTGAAGCTTGGAGTACGTACCGAGCTCAGGCTGCCCAATCTTTTTGCATGTGATTCTTGGTCACTCTTCGTTCTTGTTCTCCGCCATCGGCATCGATGAGTCTATTCTGCGccatctcttctttctgggTAATCAGCATGCGATTATCATGGTCTCAGATGTAAAGTATGAATTTCAATGCCGTTACCGCATTCGTTCTCGAGGAACCTTAACTGTGTAACCGAAGACCCTTGTAGCACAATTGCTGAACGAGCCGCAACTCCAGAAGTAGTATTGCAGAGTACTACCATTGAGGCTTATATATGGCTGTATTTACGGCTAGAAGGTAAATGACGACTGTCGGTCTGTAGATGGTTGGCCATAAAAGATCCAATAATCTCCACTTTGTACAAGGTCTTATTAAGATCTAAACGTACTTCGATATTATGCTACAGAATGGCTTAAAAGCCATACGCTCAGAGCGATATCTTGATATTAGCCTTGTTGAGCCCCAGAGCAACCCCGGTGATCAAGGCGGCATACCCGACCAAAATAGCCATGGCTCGTGTTTTATCCACATCCAGGGTTGGAACAGTTAAGTTGACCGCGCCAGTAAGTAGATTGGCGACTAAAAACACGGCAAGTCCGCCGCGGTTGAAGGCCGTCAATATCGGGCTCGTCGCAAAATCTGTTCGCTTCGCTTCGTCATTCTTGCCTGATCCCGACGCTCGGTGAACAGAAGGGAAAAGTATGGTTTcaatcagacagaagagaaaCAGCTGGGCGTTGTTGAAGGCTGCAACCCAGAGGACGTACGGCATATTGGCGAGACGTCGCGAGACGGGGATGTTGGCTCCATACCCTAGAAAATATGTAGAGTTCAATGCAAATAGCGCCGTGTATCCTATTGCTTGCAACCCTATACTAGTAAGCACGCGTTTCCTGGCCTGTTGTGGGGTATTTGACGGGGAGATTCCGCCCGGTATGATTCGCATTCCAGTAGCACGTCCCGCAAGGAAGATGGCCAGATATcccaggaaggagaagactcCTTCGCGGTTCTTTGAAAGCAGGTCAGGCCCTCGTGGAGAGACAAGGATGTAACTCTTCAAGTCGGTCGATTCAAGCGCTACCTGGTAAAGCACCGCGACGGCAAGCGAGAGGACTTCATACGATGGGATTAGCGTGGCGATGCCCTCAAAAAGTTCCACAAATGGAGGTAGAAACCCCAGCGTAAAGAAAAAATTCCAGTGCACGCCGTATTCTGTGACATGTTCTGCGTAGTCCAGGTTTTTGACGCTATAGAGTCGGACCAGTCCCAAAACGAGAAGCGGGACCGAGTGTCGTACCGACGAGGTAAAGCGCTGTGTCAGCGTTTTCTTCGGCGATGCACCGCGCTCTCGGCTCTTGAGAACAGAGCGCGCGGAGACCACCCCTCCCGAGAACACGAAGGAGCCGACGCCCAGGTCCATCAGCGACGTACCCCAGTTCTCAGCTTTGGCGAACCGACGAGGAAAGACACGGAAGTCAACCGCCAATATAGCAATGCAGGTGATTATCATCATAGCTGCACGGTAGGTGGTGAGGAATGGGTGGATGGGTAAAGATGCGCCTGGCCCATGTTGCGCGGTTGCGGTCTGAGGAGGCTTCGCTTTCGTTTGCGTGCGGCGAGACCGCGAGTTCATTAAGATGAGAAAAGCTGGCGAGACCAGGAGGAGATTCAGGAGCCATGGTGCGGAAGAGTAGAAGGTCGTcgcgaagaggatggctaAAACATTGAGCAGAAAGTCGGTTATGAGAGCGGCGGGCCCGTAGGgtgtgaagaaggagagcCGGGATTGTAGGACCGACCAAAGGAAGACCGAGGCCTGTTCAGTTCAAATGCGTCAGCATGTCGAAGAAACGCAGGCGAGGCGTCAACAGTGGAATCCTATACTAACAGGGGCAACGAGCGTCACTGCATTGATTTCTAGAATGCTTCCCCCGGTCAGATTGGACACAAATGCCTCCTTGCGGGATTTATAGTCAGGATCCATATTGACAAGCTCGTACAACGTCAATAAACGCAGTCAGACCGTCGTTAAGGGGTCATTGTTGATCGAGCTGCAGAATTGAGGATATTGACAGTTGTTGTTCAACTCGGCCAGTGACGCTGACCATCTGGCCTTCCCGCATTATGTAAGTCTGTTACGCATAAATACTGCAACTGCCATAAAGAAGCTGTCTGATTACCGTAATCTTATTACTGTTAGTATACTCTGTACAACACTTTCGTTCTCGTCCTGTTGCAGCTGAGTTCGTGAGATTCGTGTCTAGCGATCGAGACCAACAACTTCCATCGAGCCTAGGACGCTGCGATTGCATGGCTCTTCTGAGGCTTGACCATGACGACCTTGGCCAGATCAAGATCGGCGAGCAGCAGACAGCCTATGAGGTTTGCCAGCCACTCCGCAACGCAGACAAAGAACCTTAAAGGGACTCAGGACTGTTCTGGAAGCTTGCGTCTTTCCCAGCCTTTTTAGATCGCCAGTTCGTATGTCGGACATGATTCCCAACTGGGAAGAAGACTATTACTGGCGCTCCCGTGAGCTCGATCGAGCCAGCAAGCGTGGTTCTAGGCGTCGGTCATTGATTGTCTGGTACGATAAGCAGCTAATAGTATGGTATCCAACGGGACCAGAATTGAAGCCGGGAAACTCGTCACGATGCCCGTTTTAGTTCAGGACCGCGTATCGAGCCCTCTTGCCTGCTGAACACGTGGAGCTAACGATCCAGCGCTCTGGAGCATGCTATTCTATACGAACGCCACGTGTATTCCTGGTACTTCGCGACTCCCGTTGAGACTTGGAGTCTTGCCATGGGTACGACCACGACTAGTCGAGGTGCGTGTTTATTGCCTGTCGGGTCGATTAGATATCCAACAAGCATGGACGGACGCCAAAGCGTCCATTGATTCAGTTGGGCTCTACTGGATTTTCGGGCTTAGGGGTTTATGGGTTTATGGGTTGAATTGAGTTGGATTGAGTTCAATTGTGGAATTAAATGGTCCTCTCATCGCAATCACTACTGCTATCCATGGCAATATTGGTATAGATAGTCAGCACCTTCAGGAGAACAGACCCAGTGTATTCTCGCAGCGTCGATCGTCCGCTCGTTGAGCATTAGGTTTTCTCCCGTCATCTAACTGTCATACTACCGCTACGTATTCGAAGTATGTATAGGGCAACGTACCGACTCCCCAAGCTATATATCGGCTTCTTGAGATTCATCGAGTATCGGTAATCCAGCTGACAACCCTCCATTCCTGATTTCGGTGAAAATACGCGACAATCCCATTAGAGCTATTTTCGACGACAGGTTGAAGGGATGGGCGACCAATATCTGTATCAAGGCCCAGGTGATGCGATCAGGGACACTACGTACTGTGACAGGTTTCGGCCGCACTTCGGTAAAAAGAGACTGGGCCTCTAGCGGGGACCTGTGACGGACATACTATTGGGAGACCGTGAAGAATAGTCGATTGAGATCTCCCAAGACTCGACCGTCATtcaaaaaaagaaatataGCGAGCTCGCTCCGCAGCCTCCTGAGTCAAGTCATTGCGGTTAGAGCTGAGACTGAATCAATACGATATACTGGAGTAGGCATTTCGTGACCGTGCGACAGGACACAGATTGAAGAGGTCATACATGGACCGGATAGACGTCATCCCATGGGTGAACGCACTGTTGTCATTGGTCTGCTGGGCTGCCTCGACTGCTCTCAGTAGCCTCTCCCACTACCCAAACCCCACCTCTATCCAGAAACGCTTCCTTCAACTGAAGTCgtttctcgatctcgagCAATTGCCATTACTCAAATTTGCCATTGATCAGTTGATAAAGCCCAGAATGGATAGGCCATGAAGACGAGACAAAAAGGATACCTTGCGGTGCTCCATGGTCGGAAATTCCGAAGCGCCATGGTTTGCAGCCGCCAGACAGTTTGAGATCAACTGTGCAATCAAGCAATAGTCCGTGATGTGGAGTCGGCTTACATTTCCGCGTGGCTCAGTCGATTATATCATCCATGGATCTAGAATCcttaacgtggttggtaagcgagctgcgcatgtaagcgagctgcgcacccaaccacttttttacatgctgacgcggtcatctatcttccaacagccaccatgccccgagttcgcgttagttcaagccaaaattgccatgagaaggaaggtcggctcctactggctgtacaggctattaaaaaaaaggagattacatcaatacgcgaggcagcacgtcgcttcaatgtgcctgaatctacactacgtacgcgactacgcgggactacaaatcgcgccgaatctcgcgcaaatggccataaattgactgagattgaagaggaagtgcttaagcagtggattctctctttagatctacgcggagcagctcctacaaaagctcatgtacgagaaatggctaatattctgcttgcaaagcgtggttccaccccaatccagactgtcggccagaaatgggtatataattatactcaacgccacccggagcttgagtctcgcttgtcaaggcaatacgactgccagcgagcaaagcaagagaacccaaaggttattcaagcatggtttaacaccgtacgagccacaatcgaacaatacgggatcctaccggacgatatctacaactttgatgagactggctttgcaatgggcctttgtgcacatcagaaagtgattaccaagtcagaatcatgtggccgaagaccagttctacagccaggaaaccgtgaatgggttactgcaattgagtcaatcagtgcttctggatgggcacttccaatacttatctttaagggcaagcagtataaccaagcatggtttacaggccttccgcccgactggcgatttgaaattagtacaaatggatggacaactaatgaaattagccttcgctggcttcagaagcaatttatcccgtcaacagagcatcgtacgcgcggaagatatcaacttctagttcttgatggccatggaagccatcttacaccagagtttgatcaaatctgtacagatcataatattataccactctgcatgccggcacattcctcccatcttctacaaccacttgatattggatgttttgcagttttgaagcgctcgtacgccagcttggttgatcagaaaatgcggcttggcatcagccatattgacaaacttgatttccttgcagcctatccacaagctcgaatcagcacatttaagctggatacaatcagaaacagttttcgagcagcaggactagtgccattgaatcctgaaccagtgctttcaaagcttagtattcaggcttgtacgcctacaccccctggaagccgtggcagccaggcaagcactttttgcccacatacaccagcaaatgttgatgagcttctaaagcaagcttctttactcagagattttctcaaacagcgctcaaaaagtccaccatcaccgtcccataatgccctaaaccagctaattaaaggctgtcaaattgcaatgcaaaagggcatactattggagcaagagaatagggcgctacgtgctgaaaatgctatacaaaggcgaaagcgagctcgtacgcatagatggatagctcatgataatggtctgtctgtacaagaggctacagagctcgaggaagctcataatgcgtcttttcaggcaatacctggtccatgcgggccaccagcagaaggtgcacaaacaccaaaggcacgggcattacctacatgtagtacctgccatagaattgggcatagaagaaatgcttgtccaaataaataataattaatataaaggcgttgtggttgattaaaaggtcaaaatatgggaaatctgtatgcaggtgcgcagctcgcttacatgcgcagctcgcttaccaaccacgttagtGTCTCTTCCAAGATTCAACGATGAAAGATTGGCGGACGGAGAGATGCCGGGCCCTCACTGAGGGGAGCACTAGCCAACCTTAGCTGGTCAGCATGTTATTCACCGCTCACAGGCCGCATCTGAGTTTCGCCCGATCTATCGGTCCGGACAGCTTCgtggccgccgcggccgccaaGGTCACAGATCTGTGGAATCGAGGTCCTCACAGGGCGGGGATCCATAAATGTATCATTTCGCCGGCGATACTCCGGAGAATGGTCCTTGAGCAGTTGGGCAATTGGGAGTTGGAACTTGGGAGTTGGGAAGCCCACCTCGCCTACCTCGTCTACGTGCAATGAGTGCAATGAGTGCACCGCAGGTCGTCGACTGATAGCAGAAATCCGTATGGATCAAACATACTGAGTAGCCCAACTGTCGATGCATTTCAGCCTTTCAGTCCAGCCAATTCGTTCCGTTTTCGCTATAACCGTCTTACAACGTTCCGCACGACCGTTCGCAGACGGTAGCATATACGGAGGACTGCGCCAAATCTCGGGTCGCGATGCATTTCCTTCACGGAGCTCTAGCGGGGCTGGGCCATAACCGCGAGTGTCTGGCTACAAGTTCTGGGTACGTTCTCTCGCCACTCAGCCATGTGGCTCGGGTAAACCTCGTGTACTCTGTACGCCCGCGGACTTGGTACACCGGTGTTACCGATTCGTTTCGTTTCTAGGATTGTCTGATATACGACCACATCGTGCGTCTGTGCTATGGAATGCAGATCAGGAAACGGTATTCCCGCGAGTCTATGATAATAATAACTCGGGTCTCGTTAGCTTCGCATAGCCACGCAGGGCAACTAAATCAACGCTTTTTCGGGCTGCGAGGCTTCCGTCTGTAGGGACTACTACATAGTGCACAGGACCATCTCCAATTGGAAACTAGGGCTTGTTCCGTGGGTGGGTTTGTCGGAGGATTCCATAGCGCGGACCCATAATAGTAGCCTCTTGAGAAGGGTCGCTATGCTCGCAATGCTTGCAATCGCCATCGTCTCCCATCCTCCAGCGAGGTATCCTCTCGTCCTTGTACTTCGTGATTGGTGCCCTAGCTCCTGAGGGACTGTTTATCTTGGGAAGTGAGTGTCCACGGAATATCCCGGCCCCAGAGTCCCAAACTATTAATGCTTAATAATAATGTTGTTGGGATCCCATATCGGCTAACTGTCAATAATAATTAATGTCATTATTATTCACTGATCGAGTGGCTGCTTCAGACTGTGTTCAGTTTGCGTCCAAGGACCATACGGCCTAAATCCGAGCCGATCTCAGCTCTTGACATCCGCGCGTTTCCAGTGGCTTGATTTAGGGACAGATCCTTTTATCTTTGTCCTGCACCCTGCTATGGGGCTCCGTTCATTTATTCCTTTTTTTACGccccttcccttcccagGTCTTCGGTTCGATCTCATTCTGTCTTCCCTTCTGGCGCAGTTCTAGGCTTCCAGGCATCCAGGCTTTGTCTTACGACGGCCCATGTGGCACGAACAGAACAATATCGTGAGAATTCTGGCATCTGCGGCGCACAAACCTGGGATGTAGTGTTCTTGCTTCCCACCCAGGCATATCCAGAGCGAGAGAATCCCTACCTAGTCAAGTCTGCCGAGCGAGAGTCGAAGCGGAGCCAAAATGTGCTCCAATCAGGACCCCtcccagccaaagaagaaagagactcGTGCTGGCACACGTAGAGTAACATCGCTCACCGCAGAGCAACTGGAGAGAAAGCGCGCCAACGATCGTGAGGCCCAGAGAACTATTCGACAACGAACAAGAGAGCATATTGAGCGACTCGAACTTCAAGTGGCGGAGCTGAAAGCCAAGGGCGATAAATTCGACGAGGTTGTGCGGCGAAATGCTCTACTGGAGACTGAGATTAGAGCGTTAAGACATCAGTTATCCATGGCAACAGGGAGTCCAGGGTACCAGAGCTTAGGTGAGCCTCCACTGGCCCCTGATCGCATATAGCTGCGTCGATTTGATGGTGCTGACTCGTCGACCGTCCGGTAGAAGAGCCGTATAGCCAACAACAGGCCTCGCTTATACCGTCCCCTCAATATCCCGAGGCCCTTGGAACGAATCCGTCATCTAGGACGCCGTCGGCTCTGTCGACGGCGAGTCAGATCTCGACTTCGCGTGAGTGGCCGCCTTACGGCTCAGCTCGCTCTCCTTCAAAATGCGAGTCTTCGGATTCGGAGTATCCGGTCAAAGTCGAGCCCTGGGGCTACGAAAGTCATTCGCAAGTGCCTGCACCGATGTCCGTCCAACACCCGCACGTCGGTTATCACCCTCAGAATACTACGCATCTACCGGAGCCCAGCTACCAACCGTATCAGCAGATGTATCAAGGTCCAAGTCCTCGAGCGGCCGGGGTAGAAATACCGCCCCAAAATCAGCATCACCCAGACGTATCGTACGAGTCGGCTCAGCGACCTGTGTCAGCACCAACAGAGAGCCCAACAGCTCCATATCCCACTCTGCACCCACCAACACATTATCAACAATTACCGACACATACCGCCCAAATTCCGAGGAGCGGCTTTGAATACGACTGGGTTCCGCGGTCGTGAGCCGGTCATGAGTACCAGGGAGTTTTTGAAGAATTGGGCATTTCGAAGATCAGGCTATGGCGAGACACTAAACCCGATGGTCGAGCTGGCCAGGTCACACCCTGTGCGACGACACGCCGCGAGGCAAATCCGCTAAATGTGTAAGTTCTTAATTCTCATGCTGCTCCAACGCCAGATTTGCGTCTTCCAGCGGCTAATTCAACTTTTGAACAGCAAGACCACAACCAAACATCTACCTCAGACCATattctgctggttgcttCTCGGTGCCTGAAGCCACCAGCCCCGTGCCCACATCGGATCACCCGAATATTCGATTCAGCGCGTCGAAGCTTATCCTACGTTCAGGCATGTTCTGCGATCAGCGACAAGCGAGATTTGCCAACCCTGATATCTGGGCCATGGGCTCCTCATATTCTGAAAATCTTTTTCACATTCGTGCCTGGGGCTGGAGACCGCTTATTGGTCGGTTCTGAACTTCGCAAAATACACAATGTGGAGATCTGTGTTTGAGGGA
Protein-coding sequences here:
- a CDS encoding amidase (transcript_id=CADANIAT00001832), with amino-acid sequence MASSKSDASFINYPEIREGPSVPYKNEDQSIPVFRGTPLVIGASLISNISFVQSFFWRGAGFGVIREIPNLDQWPARYDPTVIPVHIDEQSTSSVANLPVPEGRRKGKAGYYTSADYHALYQSGELTPTAVVDSLLSVTRRDTKPPGKHSVAFLECAVEKVRAAAEASTQRYKDGKPLGPLDGIPVTVKDEVHMDGYRRTLGTKLDFTGEFAGSTSWCVKKWEEAGAIVIGKSTMHELGLDTTNNNPNFGTPKNPHNPNYYCGGSSGGSGYAVGAGLVPIALGADGGGSIRIPSSFCGVWGLKPSHSRVSGFPTVGLASTVGVLGPIAASIDDLALAYRIMAAPAPPSEDAKSGAFPNPLSELNSHPAHSRPKNKTIGIMREWTDRAEPAVRAVFDRALDFYRKQNYTIIDISIPYIPEGARAHVLTIMAEIASGLSSPSQIKHLTAPNKVLVSMGMYQISGQDFLAAQRLRGLLMSHLGFLFQKHPGLLIFTPTSPIPGWKIAGGDADLARGVSDGKSSVRNMEYVWLANFTGCPAVSCPAGYAEDNGHRVPIGVMAMGEWGSEEDLIAFARQGEGILDLPENKEPSPKSGEQTVGLTIPRGPESVWEDVITNAQLIG
- the gwt1 gene encoding glucosaminyl-phosphotidylinositol O-acyltransferase (transcript_id=CADANIAT00001833); translated protein: MDPDYKSRKEAFVSNLTGGSILEINAVTLVAPASVFLWSVLQSRLSFFTPYGPAALITDFLLNVLAILFATTFYSSAPWLLNLLLVSPAFLILMNSRSRRTQTKAKPPQTATAQHGPGASLPIHPFLTTYRAAMMIITCIAILAVDFRVFPRRFAKAENWGTSLMDLGVGSFVFSGGVVSARSVLKSRERGASPKKTLTQRFTSSVRHSVPLLVLGLVRLYSVKNLDYAEHVTEYGVHWNFFFTLGFLPPFVELFEGIATLIPSYEVLSLAVAVLYQVALESTDLKSYILVSPRGPDLLSKNREGVFSFLGYLAIFLAGRATGMRIIPGGISPSNTPQQARKRVLTRYGANIPVSRRLANMPYVLWVAAFNNAQLFLFCLIETILFPSVHRASGSGKNDEAKRTDFATSPILTAFNRGGLAVFLVANLLTGAVNLTVPTLDVDKTRAMAILVGYAALITGVALGLNKANIKISL
- a CDS encoding uncharacterized protein (transcript_id=CADANIAT00001834), which translates into the protein MPRVRVSSSQNCHEKEGRLLLAVQAIKKKEITSIREAARRFNVPESTLRTRLRGTTNRAESRANGHKLTEIEEEVLKQWILSLDLRGAAPTKAHVREMANILLAKRGSTPIQTVGQKWVYNYTQRHPELESRLSRQYDCQRAKQENPKVIQAWFNTVRATIEQYGILPDDIYNFDETGFAMGLCAHQKVITKSESCGRRPVLQPGNREWVTAIESISASGWALPILIFKGKQYNQAWFTGLPPDWRFEISTNGWTTNEISLRWLQKQFIPSTEHRTRGRYQLLVLDGHGSHLTPEFDQICTDHNIIPLCMPAHSSHLLQPLDIGCFAVLKRSYASLVDQKMRLGISHIDKLDFLAAYPQARISTFKLDTIRNSFRAAGLVPLNPEPVLSKLSIQACTPTPPGSRGSQASTFCPHTPANVDELLKQASLLRDFLKQRSKSPPSPSHNALNQLIKGCQIAMQKGILLEQENRALRAENAIQRRKRARTHRWIAHDNGLSVQEATELEEAHNASFQAIPGPCGPPAEGAQTPKARALPTCSTCHRIGHRRNACPNK
- a CDS encoding uncharacterized protein (transcript_id=CADANIAT00001835), giving the protein MCSNQDPSQPKKKETRAGTRRVTSLTAEQLERKRANDREAQRTIRQRTREHIERLELQVAELKAKGDKFDEVVRRNALLETEIRALRHQLSMATGSPGYQSLEEPYSQQQASLIPSPQYPEALGTNPSSRTPSALSTASQISTSREWPPYGSARSPSKCESSDSEYPVKVEPWGYESHSQVPAPMSVQHPHVGYHPQNTTHLPEPSYQPYQQMYQGPSPRAAGVEIPPQNQHHPDVSYESAQRPVSAPTESPTAPYPTLHPPTHYQQLPTHTAQIPRSGFEYDWVPRSLWRDTKPDGRAGQVTPCATTRREANPLNVPYSAGCFSVPEATSPVPTSDHPNIRFSASKLILRSGMFCDQRQARFANPDIWAMGSSYSENLFHIRAWGWRPLIGRF